From a region of the Pseudomonas kermanshahensis genome:
- the choW gene encoding choline ABC transporter permease subunit, with protein MMLIDQKIPLGQYIASFVEWLTQNGANYFDAIAQGLEFMIHGVTSTLTWFNPFVLIALFAALAHVIQRKWGLTAFVALSFLLIFNLGYWQETMETLAQVTFATVVCVAIGVPLGIVAAHKPMFYTAMRPVLDLMQTVPTFVYLIPTLTLFGLGVVPGLISTVVFAIAAPIRLTYLGICDVPQELLDAGKAFGCSRRQLLTRIELPHAMPSIAAGVTQCIMLSLSMVVIAALVGADGLGKPVVNALNTADISLGFEAGLAIVLLAIMLDRICKQPEVTVRGEA; from the coding sequence ATCATGCTTATCGATCAGAAAATACCCCTGGGGCAGTACATCGCGTCGTTCGTCGAATGGCTGACCCAGAACGGCGCGAATTATTTCGACGCCATCGCGCAAGGCCTGGAGTTCATGATCCATGGCGTCACCAGTACCCTGACCTGGTTCAACCCGTTCGTCCTCATCGCCCTGTTCGCCGCCCTGGCGCACGTTATCCAGCGCAAGTGGGGGCTGACGGCGTTCGTTGCGCTGTCGTTCCTGCTTATCTTCAACCTGGGTTACTGGCAGGAAACCATGGAAACCCTGGCGCAGGTGACCTTCGCCACCGTGGTCTGCGTGGCCATTGGCGTGCCGCTGGGCATCGTCGCCGCGCATAAACCGATGTTCTATACCGCCATGCGCCCGGTACTCGACCTGATGCAGACGGTACCCACCTTCGTTTACCTGATCCCGACCCTGACCCTGTTCGGCCTGGGCGTGGTCCCGGGGCTGATCTCGACGGTGGTGTTCGCCATCGCCGCGCCGATCCGCCTCACCTACCTGGGCATTTGCGATGTGCCACAAGAGCTGCTCGACGCCGGCAAGGCCTTTGGCTGCTCGCGCCGTCAGCTGCTGACCCGCATCGAACTGCCCCACGCGATGCCGAGCATCGCGGCCGGTGTCACCCAATGCATCATGCTGTCGCTGTCGATGGTAGTCATCGCGGCCCTGGTGGGCGCCGACGGCCTTGGCAAACCTGTGGTCAACGCACTGAACACCGCCGATATCTCCCTGGGCTTCGAAGCGGGCCTGGCGATCGTGCTGCTGGCGATCATGCTCGACCGTATCTGCAAGCAACCGGAAGTCACGGTAAGGGGTGAAGCATGA
- a CDS encoding choline ABC transporter substrate-binding protein: MKGSPSLLLVALLSTPLLAQAAEPEQCQTVRFSDVGWTDITVTTATTSVVLEALGYKTHTTMISVPVTYKSLATGKDLDVFLGNWMPTMENDIKQYRDAGTVETVRANLENAKYTLAVPQALYDKGLKDFSDIPKFKKELDGKIYGIEPGNDGNRTIQSMIDKNAFGLKDAGFKIVQSSEAGMLSQVDRAQKRGESVVFLGWEPHPMNTRFKMQYLTGGDDFFGPEFGKATVLTNTRKGYVQECSNVGQLLKNLSFELKDESTMMGYVLDDKMKPEAAAKKWLKDNPGKLDTWLAGVTTVDGKPGLEAAKAKLAQ; this comes from the coding sequence ATGAAAGGTTCACCCTCGCTGTTGTTGGTTGCGTTGTTGTCCACCCCGCTGCTGGCCCAGGCCGCCGAGCCTGAGCAGTGCCAGACGGTACGTTTCTCCGATGTCGGCTGGACCGACATCACGGTGACGACAGCCACCACAAGCGTTGTGCTCGAAGCCCTGGGTTACAAGACCCACACCACCATGATCTCGGTACCGGTGACCTATAAGTCGCTGGCCACCGGCAAGGACCTGGACGTGTTTCTCGGCAACTGGATGCCGACCATGGAGAACGACATCAAGCAGTACCGCGATGCCGGCACCGTCGAGACCGTGCGCGCCAACCTGGAAAACGCCAAGTACACCTTGGCCGTGCCCCAGGCGCTGTATGACAAGGGCCTGAAGGATTTCAGCGACATTCCCAAGTTCAAGAAAGAACTGGACGGCAAGATCTACGGCATCGAGCCGGGTAACGACGGCAACCGTACCATCCAGAGCATGATCGACAAGAACGCCTTCGGCCTGAAGGACGCCGGCTTCAAAATCGTGCAGTCGAGCGAGGCCGGCATGCTGTCGCAGGTCGACCGGGCGCAAAAACGCGGCGAGTCGGTGGTGTTCCTAGGCTGGGAACCGCACCCGATGAACACCCGCTTCAAGATGCAGTACCTCACCGGCGGGGATGATTTTTTCGGCCCCGAATTCGGCAAGGCAACCGTATTGACCAACACCCGCAAGGGTTACGTGCAGGAATGCAGCAACGTTGGCCAACTGCTCAAGAACCTGTCGTTCGAGCTCAAGGATGAAAGCACCATGATGGGCTATGTCCTGGACGACAAGATGAAACCCGAAGCAGCCGCCAAAAAGTGGCTTAAAGACAACCCCGGCAAGCTGGATACCTGGCTGGCGGGCGTTACCACCGTTGATGGCAAACCCGGCCTTGAGGCGGCCAAGGCCAAGCTGGCGCAATAA